One Mercenaria mercenaria strain notata chromosome 12, MADL_Memer_1, whole genome shotgun sequence DNA segment encodes these proteins:
- the LOC128547124 gene encoding adrenocorticotropic hormone receptor-like, giving the protein MDYLSETNFNETICNTGICNNTSNSSDVFFRNESILDKYRNEYDTAVSVIFYFNMTERVISFGGILLNLATIIILMSLKKSPKTQLKLIMSLAISDSLIALFHFLLSFFNFPNAWKFFRNLIGTTWPKPNNPKTVFAFIYTTTQFAGLGTMFAISVDILIKVRKPLRYKTLMSKRRGNIIVTCLWLVPSFLLAAVALLLSQFGNLDITILFIFGSVFYCLFCLLFFFIFLTIYTIILCSVKSFMHRLPSRSRHTITKTAVTFFLIIVTYFICILPSIWIFLLIFTNVIVSLSDLVLIMNIISCVYTLNTVLDPVIYAYRIPEINIRYKTLYRRICRCVRTDTNGVNLDYN; this is encoded by the coding sequence ATGGATTACTTATCTGAAACAAATTTCAATGAAACTATTTGTAACACAGGTATATGTAATAACACGTCTAATTCGTCAGATGTATTCTTTAGAAATGAAAGTATATTAGATAAATACAGAAACGAGTATGACACTGCAGTCTCcgtgatattttattttaacatgacAGAACGTGTTATATCATTCGGTGGTATTCTGTTAAACCTTGCAACAATTATAATACTCATGTCACTTAAGAAATCACCGAAAACCCAGTTAAAACTTATAATGAGCCTGGCCATATCTGACAGCTTAATAGCCCTGTTTCACTTTTTGTTATCGTTTTTCAATTTCCCTAACGCATGGAAATTTTTCAGAAATTTGATAGGCACTACATGGCCAAAACCAAATAACCCAAAGACGGTATTTGCTTTCATATACACCACGACACAATTTGCTGGCCTCGGAACAATGTTTGCAATATCAGTGGATATATTGATAAAGGTACGAAAACCTCTCCGTTATAAGACATTAATGTCAAAAAGACGAGGAAACATTATTGTTACATGTCTGTGGTTAGTACCAAGCTTCCTGCTAGCAGCCGTTGCACTCCTTTTATCTCAGTTCGGCAATTTAGacataacaatattatttatttttggcaGTGTGTTTTACTGCTTGTTTTGTCTACTattcttctttatatttttgacaatctaCACAATAATACTGTGTTCAGTCAAGTCTTTTATGCATAGACTGCCGTCGAGATCTAGACATACTATTACGAAAACGGCGGTcacattttttcttataattgttacatattttatttgcattttgccAAGCATCTGGATATTTCTActcatatttacaaatgtaattgTTTCGCTTTCGGATTTAGTCCTAATCATGAACATTATCAGTTGTGTTTACACTTTGAACACTGTATTAGACCCAGTAATTTATGCTTATAGAATTCCAGAAATAAATATTcgatataaaacattatatagaAGAATATGTCGTTGTGTACGAACTGACACGAATGGTGTTAACCTGGACTATAACTGa